The Haloplanus sp. GDY1 genomic sequence CACCGCCCGCCCCGATCCGGCGTCCATATTCGACGACGTGTACGCCGAGCGACGGGGCGAACTGGACCGACAGCGGGCGGCGCTGAACCGACTGCGCGAGCGACACGGCGAGGACGGCTTCCTGAGGGACTGACATGACCACGGACACACAGAACCTGACGCTGGTACAGGCGGTACGGGACGGTCTGGAGACCGAGATGCACCGCGACGAGGACGTGATCGTCCTCGGGGAGGACGTGGGCAAGAACGGCGGCGTCTTCCGCGCGACCGAGGGGCTCTACGAGGCGTTCGGCGAGGACCGCGTGATCGACACGCCGCTGGCGGAGTCGGGCATCGTCGGCACCTCCATCGGCATGGCCGCCTACGGCCTCCGGCCCGTGCCCGAGATCCAGTTCATGGGCTTCATCTACCCCGCCTTCGACCAGATCGTCAGCCACGCGGCCCGCATCCGCTCCCGGAGTCGCGGGCGCTTCACCTGTCCGATGGTGGTCCGGGCGCCCTACGGCGGCGGCATCCGCGCGCCGGAACACCACTCGGAGTCGAAGGAGGCCTTCTTCGTCCACGAACCGGGACTGAAGGTGGTGGTGCCGTCGACGCCGGCCGACACGAAGGGGCTGCTCGCGTCGGCCATCCGCGATCCCGACCCGGTGATCTTCCTCGAACCGAAGCTGATCTACCGCGCCTTCCGCGAGGACGTGCCCGAGGGCGACCACACGGTCCCGCTGGGCGAGGCCGCGGTCCGGCGCGAGGGGAGCGACGTGTCGGTGTTCACGTGGGGGGCGATGACCAGACCGACCATGGAGGCCGCGGAGACGCTCGCTTCGGAGGGCGTCGAGTGCGAGGTGGTCGACCTGCGGACGCTCTCGCCGCTGGACCGCGAAGCGATCGTCGAGTCCTTCGAGAAGACGGGGCGGGCCGCGGTGGTCCACGAGGCGCCGAAGACGGGCGGGTTGGGCGGGGAGATCACCGCCATCCTCCAGGAGGAGGCGCTGCTCTACCAGGAGGCGCCGGTCGAGCGGATCACGGGCTTCGACACGCCCGTGCCGCTGTACGCCCTGGAGGACTACTACCTCCCCTCGCCGACGCGGATCGAGGAGGGGCTCCGGGAGGTCGTCGACTTCCCATGACCGTCGAGACGTTCAAACTCCCCGACGTCGGCGAGGGGGTCGCGGAAGGCGAACTCGTCCGCTGGCTGGTCGAACCGGGCGAGCGGATCGAGGAGGACCAGCCGCTCGCGGAGGTGGAGACGGACAAGGCCGTCGTCGACCTCCCCTCACCGTACGCGGGGACGGTGACGGAACTCCACGCCGAGGAAGGGGAGATGGTGCCCGTCGGGAGCGTCATCGTCTCCGTCGAGGTGGAGGGAGAGGCGAGCGAGGGGTCGGCAGCCGAGAGCGGGACGGCGAGCGAGGGGTCGGCGACCGACGACGGGACGGCGGGGCGCGTCTTCGCGCCGCCGACCGTCCGCCGGCTGGCGCGCGAACTCGGCGTGGCCCTCGGGCGCGTCGAGGGGTCGGGCGCCGGCGGCCGGATCACCGGGGCGGACGTGCGCGCGGCGGCCGAGGGCTCGGCCGACGAGGAGGCGACCGGCGGGGACGCCGGCGAGGCGGCGGCCGAGGCGGCGACCGAGACGGCCGACGCGAGCGAGGAGCCGTCCCGCGGGGCGGCGGGGGTCGGCCGGGCGGGCGGCCGGGAGCGCGCGGACCGCGACCGGACCCTCGCGACGCCCGCGACCCGGCGCCTCGCGGACGAACTCGGCGTGGCCCTCGACGCGGTGCCGACGGATCGGGAGCGCGACGGCGTCGCCTTCGTCACGGCCGCGATGGTTCGGGAGTTCGCGGCGGGGGAGTCCCGCTCCGACGACCGGGCGGCGGCCGACGAACCACGGCCCGGCGACCGCATCCCCTACCGCGGGATCAGGCGCTCCATCGGCGAGCAGATGGAGCGCTCGAAGTACACGGCGCCCCACGTCACCCACACGGACGAGGTGGACGTGACGGCGCTGGTGGAGACGAAGGCCGACCTCGAACCCTACGCCGCGGAGTCGGGGGTCGACCTCACCTACCTCCCGTTCGTGATGCGCGCGGTCGCGCGGGCACTCGCCGAGTTCCCGCGAGTCAACGCCGAACTCGACGCGGAAGCCGAGGAGATCGTCTGCCACGACGCGTACAACCTGGGCGTGGCGACGGCGACGGACGCCGGCCTGATGGTGCCGGTCGTCGAGGACGTGGACGAGAAGGGGCTCCTCGACCTCGCCGCGGAGACGGCACGGAAGGTGTCACGGGCCCGCGACCGGAGCATCGCTCGCGAGGAGATGCAGGGCGGCACGTTCACCATCACGAACGTCGGGGTGATCGGCGGGGAGTACGCCACGCCCATCGTCAACTACCCCGAGGTGGCGATCCTGGCGCTGGGAGCGATCAAGCAGCGCCCCCGCGTCGTCGACGGCGAGGTGGTGCCGCGTCACACCCTGCCGCTGTCGCTGTCGGTCGATCACCGCGTCGTCGACGGCGCGGTGGCCGCCCGCTTCACCAACCGGGTGATGGAGTTGCTGGCCAGTCCCGCCCGACTTCTGGTTGAATACTGAAGGCGGTCATTTATCCCCACAGTCCGTGAGTGGTTGTTCATGACAGAGACAGTCACGCTCGCGGACATCGAGGCCGCGCGGGAGCGGTTCGACGACCCCGCCATCGTGAGACGGACGCCCATCGAGACGAACCGCTCGCTCTCCGAGATGTCGGGCGCCGACGTGAACCTGAAGATGGAACACCTCCAGCGGACGGGGTCGTTCAAGACCCGCGGCGCGTACAACAAGCTGAAAGGGGAGGCCGAGAAGGGAAGCGACGAGCACGTCATCGCGGCGAGCGCCGGCAACCACGCACAGGGGGTGGCGCTGGCGGCGACGACGGTGGGGATGGAGTCGACCATCGTCATGCCGGAGAACGCGCCGCAGGCGAAGGTGGACGCGACCCGGAGTTACGGGGCGACGGTGGAACTCCACGGCGCCACCTTCGGGGAGGCGATGTCCTACGCGCAGGCGACGGCCGAGGAGCCGGGCTACCTGTTCGTCCACGCGTACGACGACCCTGCCATCGTCGCCGGACAGGGGACGCTGGGGCTGGAGATCTACGAGCAGGTGCCGGACGTCGATACCGTGATCGTTCCCATCGGCGGCGGCGGCCTGATCGGCGGGATCAGCACGGCACTGAAGGCACTGGACGACGACGTGCGGGTGATCGGGGTGCAGGCGGATCTGGCGGCGACGGTGCCCGACAGCCTCAAGAAGGGGATCCCGATCGACGAGGAGTCGCCGAAGACCATCGCGGACGGCATCGCCACGGGGAGCATCTCGGAACTGACCCTCGGCCTGATCGAGGAGCACGTCGACGAGGTGGTGACGGTGAGCGACGACGAAATCGCGCGGAGCATCCTCGTGGTGCTGGAGCGCGCCAAGCAGTTGATCGAGGGGGCGGGCGCCGCCTCGGTGGCGGCGCTGTTGAGCGACGAGGTGGACGTCGAGGGGGAGACGGTCGTCCCCCTGCTCTGTGGCGGCAACATCGACATGTCGATGCTCCAGACGGTGTTGACCCACGCCCTGACCGACCGCAGTCAACTGCTCCGCCTGCGGATCCGCATCCGCGACCAGCCCGGCGAGATGGGCCGCATCTCGAGCATCATCGGCGAGAAGGGGGCGAACATCCGGACGGTGCGTCACGACCGGGCGGTCGGGGACCTGGAGGTGGGCGACGCCTACCTCGTCTTCCAGGTGGTCACGAGCGGCGAGGGCCACGCCGAGAACGTGGTGAGCGCGATCGAGGACGCGGGCTACGAGGTCGAGCGCGTGAACTGAGCCGGGGAGAACGGAACGTTCGGGATCGAAGAGGGCGAAGCATCCCGACATCGAGAATATATATGCGTGAATACACTACGTTCGTCCAGAATTTGCCCACAAATAGCAAATTCCAATCGTTGAGGAAGGCGTACTTAAACAACCGTACGTAGCCGGCGCAATGGTGATGTGTGACACTCTTGCAGTCTGTACCGTGACGTGAGGCGGTGACGAACCCGCGGCGACGCGCCGCGCCCGCCCACGACCAACCAGAGTATGACACAAGATCACGAGCTCACTCGGCGACGATACCTGCAGGCAGCGACCGTCGGAGCGGGGATGGCCGGAGCGGCCGGCTGTCTCGGCGGTGGCGGCGGTGGCGGTAGCGAGGGGAACAGCTGGCGGACACAGGAGCTGGCGACGGTTCCGGCCGAACCGGACGGCGCCCTCTACGAACCCAGCGAGGAGGACGAGACGGGCGAGACCATCAACCACCTCACGTGGACGGGGTACGACGCGTCGAACGTCCAGGACCCGTTTCGGGAGCAGTTCGACTGTCAGACCCAACTGGACCTGTTCACGTCGAACCCGAAGGCGTTCAACCGGCTGGAGTCCGGCGAGTGGCAGCAGTTCCACCAGGCCACCTTCGACATGGCGTGGATTCCGCGCCTGGCGGAGGCGGAACTGATCCGCCCCATCGACTACGAGGAGTGGAAGCCCTACACCTTCGACCAGTACATCGACCTGTTCAAGAAGGAGAACGGGTACAAGTACGCCTTCGTCAACGAGGACGACTACTCGTTCGACATCGACGGCACGATGTACGGCGCCCCCCAGCGGTTCGGGTGGGCCTCCTTCGTCGTGAACACGGACGAGGTTCCGGAGGACGCCTACAGTAGCTACGACGCGGCGTGGTCCGACGAATTCGAGGTGGGCGTCTACGACCTGATGTTCTGGGGCATCCAGATCATCATGCTGCGGGAGGGCATCGACCCGTTCAAGGAGCACACCGAGGCGGAGGTCGAACAGGTCAAGCAGGCGACGTTCGAACTGTTCGACAACGCGAAGACGCTCCTCCCCGACTTCGCGTCGATGAACCAGGCGATGAAGTCCGGCGAGATCGACATCGGCTTCATCTCGGGCAACTGGATCAACGGCACCCTCCGCCGCGGCGGCAACATGCAGTTCGAGGCGGTCGTCCCCGAGGAGGGAAGCGTCATCTGGGTCGAGACGACGGCCTTCGTCAAGGGCGACCAGCCGACCGTCTCGGACAACTATCTGGCGTACATGCAGCGCGGCGAGAACGCGCTGAAGCTCTCGTGGCCCACCTCCGGCGGGACGAACGTCGTCCCCCACCAGACGGCCTGGGAGAACTACAACGACCGACAGCGGCGGGTGCTTCGGGTCGACGAGGTGCGCGACATCATCGACCGCTCGGTGTTCTACACGGGCATTCCGGATCTGGAGAAGTTCGAGCCGATCTGGCGGCAGGCGAAAAGCAGGATCTGAGGCTGCGGGACGCGGCGAACATCAATGTTACAGGCAACCGATCTACGCAAGGAGTATGGCTCGCTCGTCGCCGTCGACGACGTCGATCTCGAGATCGAGACCGGCGAGTTCGCGACCATCGTCGGGCCGTCCGGCAGCGGCAAGAGCACGCTACTGCACATGCTCGCGGGGCACCTGACGCCGAGCGGCGGCCGAATCACGCTCGACGGCGCGGACATCACCGACACGAAACCGCAGGAGCGCCCCACGAGCCTCGTGTTCCAGTCGTGGGCGCTCTTCCCCCACATGACCGTCCGGGAGAACATCGAGTTCCCGATCGAAACCAGGGGCGAGACGGTCGACGGGCAGGTTGAGGACCTGCTCGAACAGGTGCGTCTCGATCCGTCGGTGCAGGCGGACAAGCAGGTCTCGGAGCTCTCGGGCGGCCAGCGCCAGCGCGTCGCGCTCGCGCGGTCGCTGGCGTACGACCCGGACATCCTCCTGCTCGACGAGCCGCTGGCGTCGCTCGACTACGTGCTCCAGAAGCAGCTCCAGCGCGAACTGGCCGACCTCAACGTCG encodes the following:
- the ilvA gene encoding threonine ammonia-lyase, with product MTETVTLADIEAARERFDDPAIVRRTPIETNRSLSEMSGADVNLKMEHLQRTGSFKTRGAYNKLKGEAEKGSDEHVIAASAGNHAQGVALAATTVGMESTIVMPENAPQAKVDATRSYGATVELHGATFGEAMSYAQATAEEPGYLFVHAYDDPAIVAGQGTLGLEIYEQVPDVDTVIVPIGGGGLIGGISTALKALDDDVRVIGVQADLAATVPDSLKKGIPIDEESPKTIADGIATGSISELTLGLIEEHVDEVVTVSDDEIARSILVVLERAKQLIEGAGAASVAALLSDEVDVEGETVVPLLCGGNIDMSMLQTVLTHALTDRSQLLRLRIRIRDQPGEMGRISSIIGEKGANIRTVRHDRAVGDLEVGDAYLVFQVVTSGEGHAENVVSAIEDAGYEVERVN
- a CDS encoding ABC transporter substrate-binding protein, producing the protein MTQDHELTRRRYLQAATVGAGMAGAAGCLGGGGGGGSEGNSWRTQELATVPAEPDGALYEPSEEDETGETINHLTWTGYDASNVQDPFREQFDCQTQLDLFTSNPKAFNRLESGEWQQFHQATFDMAWIPRLAEAELIRPIDYEEWKPYTFDQYIDLFKKENGYKYAFVNEDDYSFDIDGTMYGAPQRFGWASFVVNTDEVPEDAYSSYDAAWSDEFEVGVYDLMFWGIQIIMLREGIDPFKEHTEAEVEQVKQATFELFDNAKTLLPDFASMNQAMKSGEIDIGFISGNWINGTLRRGGNMQFEAVVPEEGSVIWVETTAFVKGDQPTVSDNYLAYMQRGENALKLSWPTSGGTNVVPHQTAWENYNDRQRRVLRVDEVRDIIDRSVFYTGIPDLEKFEPIWRQAKSRI
- a CDS encoding ABC transporter ATP-binding protein; amino-acid sequence: MLQATDLRKEYGSLVAVDDVDLEIETGEFATIVGPSGSGKSTLLHMLAGHLTPSGGRITLDGADITDTKPQERPTSLVFQSWALFPHMTVRENIEFPIETRGETVDGQVEDLLEQVRLDPSVQADKQVSELSGGQRQRVALARSLAYDPDILLLDEPLASLDYVLQKQLQRELADLNVELDMTFIYVTHSLEAALVMSDQLFVIDEGDLIQTGPPEEIYREPNNKFIAEFMGDANVFGVEVVDHDGATATVSSDAFEGTVTVPTHVDDTPEYLVVRYDDCVVESTLDRAAGAEVEVDNLLVRGNTVLVECSSTDTDEGYVAEVDYDRFEAADVAVGDTAYLQWEAEKSILVPE
- a CDS encoding dihydrolipoamide acetyltransferase family protein, whose translation is MTVETFKLPDVGEGVAEGELVRWLVEPGERIEEDQPLAEVETDKAVVDLPSPYAGTVTELHAEEGEMVPVGSVIVSVEVEGEASEGSAAESGTASEGSATDDGTAGRVFAPPTVRRLARELGVALGRVEGSGAGGRITGADVRAAAEGSADEEATGGDAGEAAAEAATETADASEEPSRGAAGVGRAGGRERADRDRTLATPATRRLADELGVALDAVPTDRERDGVAFVTAAMVREFAAGESRSDDRAAADEPRPGDRIPYRGIRRSIGEQMERSKYTAPHVTHTDEVDVTALVETKADLEPYAAESGVDLTYLPFVMRAVARALAEFPRVNAELDAEAEEIVCHDAYNLGVATATDAGLMVPVVEDVDEKGLLDLAAETARKVSRARDRSIAREEMQGGTFTITNVGVIGGEYATPIVNYPEVAILALGAIKQRPRVVDGEVVPRHTLPLSLSVDHRVVDGAVAARFTNRVMELLASPARLLVEY
- a CDS encoding alpha-ketoacid dehydrogenase subunit beta, with the protein product MTTDTQNLTLVQAVRDGLETEMHRDEDVIVLGEDVGKNGGVFRATEGLYEAFGEDRVIDTPLAESGIVGTSIGMAAYGLRPVPEIQFMGFIYPAFDQIVSHAARIRSRSRGRFTCPMVVRAPYGGGIRAPEHHSESKEAFFVHEPGLKVVVPSTPADTKGLLASAIRDPDPVIFLEPKLIYRAFREDVPEGDHTVPLGEAAVRREGSDVSVFTWGAMTRPTMEAAETLASEGVECEVVDLRTLSPLDREAIVESFEKTGRAAVVHEAPKTGGLGGEITAILQEEALLYQEAPVERITGFDTPVPLYALEDYYLPSPTRIEEGLREVVDFP